From Pelagibacterium flavum:
CCGTTGCCGCGTCAGGATCAGCAGAACTCCGGTGACGCCCGCTCCGATGGCGATTTCCGCCATCGCGACATTGACAGCGTCCATCGCCAGCCATGCCAGACCGAGCAGGTTCCCGAGCACGATGAAGAAGACGACCGCCGCCAGCGCGTTCTGCAACAGCAGCGCCGCGGCGGCAGTGCCGATGATCATCAGACAAAGGATCAGGTCGAAGGCCAGCGTCATTCGTCCGAGCCCCGCTCGGCCGAGGACTTCGCGCGGCGCGCCATCAGCTGCGCGGTTGCTCCGGCGGCCATGAGCGCGAATAGCCAGACGGCGACGATCTTGAGCGCGGCGGCCACTGAGCCCCAGTGCAACGCGGCGGCGAGCGCCACGAATCCCAGCCCGACGTTGTCGGCTTTGGTGAGCGCGTGTAGCCTCGATTCGGCATCCTGGAACCGGAGCAGCCCCAAAGATCCAGCCGCATAGAAGAACACGCCCACATAAAGAAGCGCGGGCACGAGGTAGTCCATGAGGATCATGGCCGTGTGTCTACCGGCTTGCGCCCCTTGCTCCCGCCCTCCC
This genomic window contains:
- a CDS encoding cation:proton antiporter codes for the protein MILMDYLVPALLYVGVFFYAAGSLGLLRFQDAESRLHALTKADNVGLGFVALAAALHWGSVAAALKIVAVWLFALMAAGATAQLMARRAKSSAERGSDE